A portion of the Nitrospira defluvii genome contains these proteins:
- a CDS encoding SPFH domain-containing protein, whose amino-acid sequence MPGGLWVVIFLAGLVLLVISKTARVVPQQSAYVVERLGRYSRTLGAGFHILWPFIDSVQYKHSLKETAIDIPEQVCITRDNVQVGVDGILYAKVLDPQRASYGISDYRFAITQLAQTALRSEIGRIELDRTFEERTNINSQVVNELDKATEPWGVKVLRYEIKNITPPKDVLAAMEKQMRAEREKRAVILTSEGERDAAINQAEGEKQQVIKASEAKKQQQINEAEGAAAAITAIAGATADGLRKVAEATQIPGGYEAVQLRVAEQYITKFGELAKASNTLVLPANVSDVGSMLTLAMNMITKRSSPASPTK is encoded by the coding sequence ATGCCAGGCGGACTCTGGGTCGTGATATTCCTTGCGGGACTCGTCCTGCTCGTCATCTCGAAAACGGCGCGGGTCGTGCCGCAACAGAGCGCGTACGTCGTCGAACGTCTTGGTCGATATTCACGCACGCTCGGCGCAGGATTTCATATCCTCTGGCCCTTCATCGACAGCGTGCAATACAAACACTCGCTGAAGGAAACGGCGATCGATATTCCCGAACAGGTCTGCATTACGAGGGACAACGTGCAAGTCGGCGTCGACGGCATTCTCTACGCCAAAGTCCTGGACCCGCAACGGGCGTCCTACGGCATCAGCGACTATCGATTCGCCATCACCCAACTCGCCCAGACCGCACTCCGCAGCGAGATCGGCAGAATCGAACTCGATCGCACGTTCGAAGAACGGACCAACATCAACAGCCAGGTGGTGAACGAGTTGGACAAGGCGACGGAGCCCTGGGGCGTGAAGGTCCTGCGTTACGAGATCAAGAACATTACGCCCCCCAAAGACGTGCTCGCCGCAATGGAAAAGCAGATGCGCGCCGAACGGGAGAAGCGTGCGGTGATTCTGACTTCAGAAGGTGAGCGCGACGCCGCCATCAACCAAGCGGAAGGCGAGAAGCAACAGGTCATCAAAGCCTCCGAAGCGAAAAAGCAGCAGCAAATCAACGAGGCCGAAGGCGCGGCGGCGGCCATTACGGCCATCGCCGGCGCCACAGCCGACGGACTGCGAAAAGTGGCCGAGGCCACGCAAATCCCCGGCGGGTACGAAGCGGTGCAGCTGCGCGTCGCGGAACAGTACATCACCAAGTTCGGGGAACTGGCGAAGGCCAGCAACACCCTCGTGCTTCCCGCCAATGTGTCGGATGTCGGCTCGATGTTGACGCTGGCGATGAACATGATCACCAAACGGTCTTCCCCCGCGTCTCCCACGAAGTGA
- a CDS encoding NfeD family protein: MTWWLWAFLGLFLLGTEVVTPGGFYMLFFGIGALLVGALVGFDVIHSEWMSWLLFSVFSVGSLVLLRQPLRRLMKTDRGDLSPVDTMGGETAVVLDDIPPDGRGKAECRGSTWNAHNAGNKPLTKGQRTRVERVEGITLWITPES, encoded by the coding sequence ATGACCTGGTGGTTGTGGGCGTTTCTGGGACTGTTTCTGCTCGGCACCGAAGTCGTCACGCCCGGCGGATTCTACATGTTGTTCTTCGGCATCGGGGCACTTCTCGTCGGAGCGCTCGTGGGCTTCGACGTCATCCACAGTGAATGGATGTCCTGGCTGCTGTTCTCGGTGTTCTCGGTCGGCTCGCTCGTCCTCCTCCGCCAACCGCTCCGCCGTCTCATGAAAACCGATCGAGGCGACCTGTCGCCGGTCGATACGATGGGCGGCGAAACCGCCGTCGTCCTGGACGACATTCCGCCGGACGGCCGGGGCAAAGCGGAATGCCGCGGCAGCACGTGGAATGCGCACAACGCGGGAAACAAGCCGCTCACCAAAGGTCAACGCACCCGCGTCGAGCGGGTCGAGGGGATCACCCTGTGGATCACACCTGAATCATGA
- a CDS encoding TIGR02710 family CRISPR-associated CARF protein, giving the protein MPPDIPVKALILAFTDAPALAAYVINRLQPELLCFFVPESAKAQVESAVQPLVQQMPKRWDWVVTPDPADVIACHQALSRTIHDLFRTWAVQVGEVVVDLTGATPAMAAALATVSQPWTSRVISLVDAAGREEGEAIAIGGLTKYWLQGNPWDEAAVVVRREASEAFNHGSFRAAATLFHTLEARVSGGQKPLYRALGELALGYGLWEQFHYRQAWEKLKSSLKALDMASLWGGPPGLKALLPLIKANSGFLEKLVLDPADVKEGVVLDLLAHAHRRAQVDHDHERAMVALVRALEACAQRQLFKQHKIKSWDVRPEQLPEAMRDTCRACYLDDVDGKYKLPLQSQWRALADLGDPMGQAFLRDWPKMKPLLDAANHAVLGHGFEAVKGERVQQLSDVVMKLTGVSEFSLPKFPTLNL; this is encoded by the coding sequence ATGCCGCCAGATATTCCTGTGAAAGCCTTGATCCTCGCGTTCACCGATGCGCCGGCGCTTGCCGCCTACGTCATCAATCGACTGCAGCCGGAATTGTTGTGTTTTTTTGTGCCGGAATCGGCGAAGGCCCAAGTCGAATCAGCCGTGCAACCGTTGGTTCAGCAGATGCCGAAACGCTGGGATTGGGTCGTCACGCCCGATCCGGCTGATGTCATCGCCTGCCATCAGGCCTTGTCGCGCACGATTCACGATCTCTTTCGCACCTGGGCTGTACAGGTGGGGGAAGTGGTGGTCGATTTGACCGGCGCCACCCCTGCTATGGCCGCCGCGCTGGCGACGGTGAGCCAACCTTGGACGTCGCGAGTCATCAGTCTGGTCGATGCGGCGGGTCGCGAAGAGGGGGAGGCGATCGCGATCGGCGGGTTGACCAAGTATTGGTTGCAAGGCAACCCCTGGGACGAGGCGGCGGTGGTGGTTCGTCGGGAAGCCAGTGAGGCCTTCAATCACGGTTCGTTTAGGGCTGCCGCGACCCTTTTTCATACGCTGGAGGCTCGGGTGAGCGGGGGGCAGAAACCTCTCTATCGGGCCTTAGGAGAACTCGCGCTGGGCTATGGGCTGTGGGAGCAGTTTCACTATCGCCAGGCCTGGGAGAAGCTGAAAAGCTCGCTGAAGGCGCTTGATATGGCCTCGCTCTGGGGCGGGCCTCCGGGACTCAAGGCGCTGCTGCCCTTGATCAAGGCCAACAGCGGATTCTTAGAGAAGCTGGTGCTCGATCCTGCTGATGTGAAGGAAGGTGTGGTGCTTGATCTGTTGGCCCATGCGCATCGACGGGCGCAGGTGGACCATGATCACGAGCGAGCTATGGTCGCGTTGGTCCGCGCGCTGGAGGCCTGCGCTCAACGGCAATTGTTCAAACAACACAAGATCAAGAGCTGGGATGTGCGACCGGAGCAATTGCCCGAAGCGATGCGCGACACCTGCCGCGCCTGTTACCTGGACGATGTAGATGGGAAGTACAAGCTGCCGCTCCAGAGTCAGTGGCGCGCCTTGGCCGATCTTGGTGATCCGATGGGACAGGCGTTTCTCCGCGACTGGCCCAAGATGAAGCCGCTGCTTGATGCCGCCAATCATGCGGTGTTGGGGCACGGGTTTGAGGCGGTCAAAGGTGAGCGGGTGCAGCAGCTGTCCGATGTGGTGATGAAGCTCACGGGCGTGAGCGAGTTCTCGCTGCCGAAGTTCCCGACGCTGAATCTCTAA
- a CDS encoding acyl-CoA thioesterase, translating into MDIRIYYEDTDCGGVVYYANYLKYFERARTHYLEERGLSVAGLREQGTQFVVVHAEVDYRSPGRYGDTLVVDTTLAAASQTSFTFAHVVRERTSGRLVVEGSAKLVTVDEQLKVRRLDKPTLAALQGPPQTRS; encoded by the coding sequence ATGGACATCCGTATCTACTACGAGGACACCGACTGCGGGGGAGTGGTGTACTATGCCAACTACCTCAAGTATTTCGAGCGGGCCAGGACCCATTATCTCGAAGAACGGGGACTGTCGGTTGCAGGCCTGCGTGAGCAGGGCACGCAGTTCGTGGTGGTGCATGCGGAGGTAGACTATCGATCGCCTGGTCGGTACGGGGACACGTTGGTGGTTGACACGACGCTGGCCGCTGCCAGTCAGACCTCATTCACCTTCGCGCACGTGGTGCGAGAGCGGACCAGCGGGCGTCTGGTGGTCGAAGGGTCGGCGAAGCTGGTGACGGTGGATGAACAGTTGAAAGTAAGGCGGCTCGACAAACCCACCCTGGCTGCGCTACAAGGACCTCCACAGACGAGGAGCTAA